ctcCATCGACAGACGCTTCATGTCCGAGTCTTTAAAGTCCATCCTGAGGAAGCTGCCATCAGCCGAGGCGTCGCTGTCCGGACTGACAGGAGGGCCGGCGCAGGCGGGCGCGGCCTGAAAACACACCGTTACCGTGTCAGGTGTCAGCAGCTTGAAAAGTCCGACAGCTTGAGCTCCGCCCACTCGGCGATGACTACTGCAGGGCAGGTATGGAAATCTTCTATCGGCCCCCACCCCACCAGAAAACCCTCATTCTACATGATGGTCTTGATGACACGATTGAATGAAACTGCCGCAAATCGATgtgcaaaggtcaaagttcaacacaACTCACAGAGACTTGCGAGGACGGCCACTTCGTGAGGTGATTGGTTGTCACATTTATTCGATTCAGGCCATATCACCCGGTCCTACTGTGAGGCGGTGCCCGTTTTCATGGCTTTACCTGATACGTGGTTTTGCTGAtctccagcagcttctgttTGGCCCGACGTTCTGCATCTTTTGCTTCGTTCAGGTCCTGCTTCAGGTGGTCTGCCTCCTTCGACCTGCGGTGCAGAAGAAAACGTCACCGTCACGCTCACGCGCCAAGGTCAGCGGTACGACGCCGTTCACCCCTGACCTCCTCTCTGACTGCTCCACCAGCTTGACGGCCAGCTGCTCAGCTTCACGCATCTTCTGCTCCATCAGACGCTTCTCCTCTTTGGTCTTGATCGCCGCCACCTCCAGCCGCTGGCGCTCCTGCTCCGCCTCTGCCGCCTTGTGCGCCAGCAGCTTGGCCTCCTCCTCCGCGATCTGCGCCTTCTCCGCCAGCAGGTCGGCCGTCTCTTCTGACCGCAGCTGGTACGTGTGCACAGATCACAGATCAGCGTTGTTCAGGGGACTTTAAACAGAAACCTTCACATTCCTCCCTGCGGTACAGtaatgaggtaaaaaaaaaacgactgaaCGAGTCTTTATTAAAGACGAGCTGATTCGACGCAAGTTGTTTCCTCCTCTGATGTTAAACTGAACATCTTCATTAAACCCCCCAGGACCACCAGGCCACtcgctgctgccccctgctgcttacgcgttcatttacatttacagcatttaccagacgtccttatccagagcaatcagtatttacagggacagtccccccctggagacactcagggttaagtgtcctgctcagggacacgatggtagtaagtgggatttgaacccgggtcttctggttcacaggcgagtgtgttacccgctaggctactagcaccccaaaattgatatacatttacattatttaccagacgccctcatccagagcgatcagtagttacagggacctgaagaaccagtggaccaaaattcctcccaaaatgtgtgcaaacttggtcatcaactagaagaaatgtttgacctctgtgcttgcaaacaagggttttgccactattaagtattaagtctttttttgttagagggttcaaatgcaaatcagtctctatctttaatttaaagttattttttcaattttccttttgatgtgctatctgtcactgttaaaataaacctaccattaaaatgatactcttctgagacttttcatttctttgtcattggacaaacttacaaaatcagcgaggggtcaaataattatttcctccgcTGTATAAGATGTTTTACTGGATGtattccttctctctctctcacacacacactgcggaGCTCCAGCAGAGAAGTCCCTGGAGATTCACACCTTCAGCACTCAATTACGCGCCTGAGACAGCTGCCCGAGGCGTTGGGGTGAAGGTGGTGGAGGACTCTGGACTCTCCAGAGAGAGTTCCTCACCAGGGCCTCGTTGGCCATGCGGGCCTCGTCCTGCAGCTGGAACAGCCGCCGCTCCATCTCCTCCTTGGCGCGCTCCGCGTCCTCCCTCATCTGCTTCTCCCGAGCCAAGATCTGCCGCTCCATCTGCAGGGACGCATGGTGAGGTCAGGGAAAGGTGTGCCTACAACAGATGGAGACAGGAGCGGGACAAGAACCTTCTTCCTGGCTTTCTCCTCCTTGGCCTGGGCCTTCATCTGCTGCACCTCGATGGAGTCCACCTTCCTCCGCCTCATGAACAGGTCATGGTTTCCGATGCAGAGCTGCAGGATCTGAATTACACGGGAACCAATCAGAAAGAAGATGGGAATCAAGAACTGGTTCCAAATGGTCTCTTCTACAGTTCCATAAACCACTgaaatttacacaaataaacagttgGGCCAGTTGATGAAATCTGATGAATCAGGTGGAGATGATTTACCAGTTTATTGACACGAAGCTGGGACGAGTAGAACTTGAAAacgtccttcttcttctccagcgGCTTTATGGTGAACTGTCAGCAGAAAGAGTGCCGTGTTAAAAGGTCATGTGGAGACGTGGAGGCGGAGCTGCTGCAGGTGGACGCCCACCTCCTTCTCGCTGTAGGAGATGTTGCGGATGCCGCTCCAGGGGAAGGACTTGTTGGGGTTGAGCTTGCTGTTGGGGCTGTAGATGTGGAGGCCCTGAGCGTCGAcgcccagcagcagctctgtgTCACGCTTGTTTTGCTATGAACAGTGGAAGGGAGGTGGTCACCCgctttgacctttaacctcagactattcaaaatgacatttcataTGGATTTTCATATAGCCATTAGATGTGCTGCTTTTAAAGAAGTGGAGAACATACCGTGATGGAAAAGTAGCTGACCCCATACATGTCCAGGTCCTGAGCGATTTTGAGATATTCCATCTCCGCCTCGTCCCTTTAGACAGAAACACGTCCAGAATGACATCCATCAGTCCCAAAGCACAGCGAGTACTACGAAAAAGAGGCGTTTACCTGGCAATGCCGCGGTGCTCAGCGTACCACGCCGTGATTTTCTCTTCCCACATGTCAGGGGTCATCTGGTACTGCATCAGAACCTGAGAGGGAGGAGGAAATTAGCACAATCATCACAGACAACCACACAGTAACAAAATACCACCTTCAGCACAGCCAGGACTTTACTAATCACAAATCCAACAGACCCAACACCAGAAACAACGAGCCAATCACAACCACCCAACCAGTCAGAATCATCACATCAACCACTAATCCCAAATCCAACAGacccaacaccacacacaccagtaacaaccagccaatcacaaccagTCAGACTCATCGCATCAACCACTAATCCCAAATCCAACAGacccaacaccacacacaccagtaacaaCCTGCCAATCACAACCACCCAACCAATCAGAATCATCACATCAACCACTAAACACAAATCCAACAGacccaacaccacacacaccagtaacaaccagccaatcacaaccatTCAACCAGTCAGACTCATCGCATCAACCACTAATCCCAAATCCAACAGacccaacaccacacacaccagtaacaaCCTGCCAATCACAACCACCCAACCAATCAGAATCATCACATCAACCACTAAACACAAATCCAACAGacccaacaccacacacaccagtaacaaCCTGCCAATCACAACCATTCAACCAGTCAGAATCATCAGCCACTAATCACAAATCCAACAGAcctaacaccacacacaccagtaacaaccagccaatcacaaccatTCAACCAGTCAGACTCATCGCATCAACCACTAATCCCAAATCCAACAGacccaacaccacacacaccagtaacaaCCTGCCAATCACAACCACCCAACCAATCAGAATCATCACATCAACCACTAAACACAAATCCAACAGacccaacaccacacacaccagtaacaaCCTGCCAATCACAACCACCCAACCAGTCAGAATCATCACATCAACCACTAAACACAAATCCAACAGacccaacaccacacacaccagttacaaccagccaatcacaaccaacaccacacacaccagtaacaaCCTGCCAATCACAACCATTCAACCAGTCAGACTCATCACATCAACCACTAAACACAAATCCAACAGAcctaacaccacacacaccagtaacaaccagccaatcacaaccatTCAACCAGTCAGAATCATCACATCAACCACTAAACACAAATCCAACAGAcctaacaccacacacaccagtaacaaccagccaatcacaaccatTCAACCAGTCAGAATCATCAGCCACTAATCACAAATCCAACAGacccaacaccacacacaccagttacAACCAGCCAATCACCCCAAATAATAACACCAACCACTAATCACAAGCAACCACATGATTTTCCacaccagtcacatgaccacaactctcactttcactcactcGTTTGGGCAGCAGCTCATCTTGGGCTAGAAAACCGGGTTTGTGAAAATTCGGGTCATAGTCGCCatactgaggaggaggagcaggaagaaaaagagagcaGTTAGTGATAATGAAGATCCACCAACAGCATTGCAGATACCCAAAGCCTCAGACCAACCTTGGCCTGTACAGCGTAAGATGCCAACAGCACAGACGCCTCTGGTGAACAGAAGATCTCCTCATCCAGTATCTGCTTTTTAACctagacaaaaaacatgaaacaaacatcACCCATAACTCATCACCAGTTCAGACATGTTAATGAAAGGAGtattaacagaaataaatctcTCACCTGCAGGAAAAAGAGGTGCTGTGTGATCTCCTGAACCAGCTCATCCTCAACCTTTTCAGGGAAGAACTTTGCCAGAAAGTGAAACGTTATTGGGGAGTCCTTCGGAACATCTTGATCCAAGACCTGAAGACAAAAATACAGTGAACAGCATGTAAAAAAAGCCcaccatgatgatgatgatgatgatatctATGTTGATTTAAGATCAGTTTTGGAGGAGAAAGATCACACCCAAACCTGCAAAAGCCTGTCAAGCAGATAATGAAGACAATGAACATAAATTAAAGCTAAATTGACTATACAGTAGATCTTTCTTAATGAGATCAGGGTCAGCATGGAGTCACTGGGCGGAGACTCACCCTTTTGTCAGGCTTCAGCCAGGCGTAGGTGTCCTTCACCATGTACCGCAGACCAAAGAACCAGGTCTCCCTCAACCCAATGGTCCGACACACCAGATCAAACAGGTCCTTCCCCTTCCACTTCACCTGGCGGGAGAAGCAGGAACAACAGTCTACACCTGGACTAGACTACAGAGCACCATCGGGAGAAGATGCGGCCCACAGCTGCAGTACCTCACAGCTGAACTCCATCTCAGCGTCCATCGTCATCACCTTGACTTTAAAAGTCTTCGGCTGCTTCTTCTTCAGTCCAAGGATAGACATGTTACACCTGCAAGTCTGAAAAGACACAGAAACATCTACCCGACGTTCCCTCAGTTCTATTGCATGTTCCTACACACGGGATCCTACTGGCAGAGAAGAAACTGATCCAGGATGACTGGATTTCACCCAGCATGCATCTAGACAGACCTGCAGCCAACCCACCTACGCCCAACCGACCACATCTACAGTGCAAACCTACAACCGCACgtatacagtcgtggccaaaatgtagaaaattacACCAGTACTGGTTTTGGAAGTTGGCTGCTTCAGCGTTTTTACCGCTTTTATTGACGactacatcaagtttatgcaaatgagTCCATATTTGCAATGTTGGCCCTTgttttggtaccgttctttattcatggccgtgttctgggtaaaactgtgagtgagttcactcccttagatgagaagcagccccacacatgaatgatctcaggatgctttactgttggcaccagacaggactgatggtggatctcaccttctcttctccagacaatcatcaCCCCTTCATCAGAGAAACTGACTTTactccagtcctcagcagtccaatccctgtacatCCTGCAGAatgtcagtctgtccttgatctttttcttggagagatgtggcttctttgcttcccttcttgacaccaggccatcctccagaagtcttctcctcactgtgggtgcagatgactggtggcacctcagtaagATCATCTTcaggagacggtcctggtgcttcctggactttttttggacgccctgaagccttcttcacaacagttgaacttctctccttcaAGTTTTTGATagatggttgatttaggtgcaatcttagtagcagcgatattcttgcctgtgaagcactttttatgcaacacaatgatgaccgaatgtgtaaccatggtaacagaGGAGGAACGACGATTTCAgccatcaccctccttttaaagcatccagtctgctattctaactcaaccagcagaatgatctccagccttgtgctcctcaacacccTCACTCACGTTCTCACTTGAGAGgagcactgaaatgatctcagcaggccCTTTTGTGGCAGGCTGGTCtccagtggaaatgtttttttttggtgttaagTTAATTTTTGAGGGACTTTGTAATACAAAACGGAAGCAGCCGTAATACAAACGGAAGCAGCGAACTTTGTGAAATCCAGGACTGGCCACGACcgtacatcacatctacatctgAATCCTGCACAAGCCAGAAGAACATCTCCGTTCTGGAAGTCGGACACGAGAGGGACTCGAATCGAGAGGAACGTGCTGAGAGAAACGCGCTAGAAGCGCCGTGTTCCTACCTGACGTGAAGGTAAACAGAACCAGGCCCGAATCCCGGGTCAGAGTTACTCAGACGCCAGGAAACTCTCCAGAAAGTTCGGTCACCGCCGCTTCAACTCCAAGTCAGGGGCAAAACGGGCCCGGGGAGACCATATCGGTCCGGGTCCGGGTCCGAGGGGAAATCTGGTCCACAGGTGGGACCGGGAACGGCGCTTCCAGCAGCGGAGCTCCGTCCCAATCCTGCCGTACGTGACGTCAAGAGGCGTGGCCTCCTTGTCACATGTTCAGATGCAAGCCTGTAGGAAGGGGAGGGGCCTATTGCTGGAACTGTCCAAAATGGCGCCGAACACCCCACTACTTAGGGGACATAATAAGGGTACATGTGCATGAGTTCTTCTTGCGATTGAACCCAGATCGGGAGAGGCTTAACAGTATTGAGTATGGCGGCATGAATTagtgaaatatttttgattgtctaaatatatttgtttctttaatatcataatcataatacatacatttaaacaGGCGTTAATACCGCTGCCATATCTGGACGGGGTTCCAAGATCACTCAACCAAGCTTCTCTTTACATTTCATaagttacattttattcatcatcTTGTGTAAATAACGTTATTCGTGTTACAGACAAGAGTATCTGTTTTCCCACCTTCAAACAATAAGAAACATACAGATTCTGTTCCGACACCCTGTAAATATTGCAGttttgacaaatctatacaaagtgtctctgtgtatggacctgccctgtctatcgTTAAATGAATGTTCgcttttaatattaaatataaaacatgtctgtaaaatgtattgtgtacacTTTATTGTCTATATTTCTCTACAAATCCACGCAAATACCTGTTGCTTTGTATAAacgtgtatatataaatgtatgagcgGTCACGCTACAGGCTCATCATTAATACTGCCAGGCTCTTTCGGTGAACATTGCtgccctttttgttttctttgtaattgcattgttctgcatgtagtaaGAGTGAAGTTTAGGTTTATTTATTACCtatatgcagattacattttgaacataaaatttttatatattttcaaaaaacgATTCTCTATTCACGGCTCGGTCGTAAATACACGCCTGGCGAACCAAGAAAATTAAAACTGCTTCTCAAATTTGCCGGTTTAACTCTGTATTCCACCTTGGCCCTGATAGACGTTCATTCATTAAAAGGAGCGCCAGCCCCTCACAAGATGGCGACTTTGTTGACGCATTCGCGACATTCAACACAACATCTGATCTTTATATTTGTGGACATAACCAATGACTAATCATTTCACAAGAATGTATGAGAgaagccttatccagagcgacttgcaatcagtggtgacagggaccgtccccctggagacactcagggttaagcgttttgctcagggacacgatggtagtaagtggggtttgatagGCGGATTTATAATTTGATGCGAGAATACTTTTCATCATTTTTGAGTTTTCGTTATAATCATTGTTGTCGAATAAGAACGAGAGTGCCGATGATCTAAGCTACCAGTCAGTGAAGATACACAGGCCATTGTTGAATTAAGTGGGACTTTTACTTTGACACCTGTGTGAATCCGGGTTCCTCTGACTTCCTGGTTCTGGGTGATGGACCCCTTCCTGGTAAACTGAAAGAGAGTAAGAAGCCAATTTGACAGCTTTGgtgcaatatttttaaaacacgtgcatttatacagtacagtagaTTCCACGTGATGCTCGGAAATAGTTTACATTTGATTGAGCAGATCTTTTGTAGTCTCATGAATCCATAGTTACAGGTAATATGGAGGTTCTGGTGGTGGGTGCAGGATCCGGCTGCTGACTGAGAACGTGAAGACCTTCATTAACAGGAGGAGAGATGTGCAGCCCTGCCAGGACCTTTGTGGACGTGAAGAAGGTCATCCTGTCCGCCCACGAAGACAccggcgctctggataaagtcGGGTTCTACGACTCGTGGGCCGAGAACTACGAGCAGGTGGCGCCTCCCCAGCAGGTCAGTGTGAGGTCATCTTGCCGGCCCGTCTGGGCTCACGCTGTGTTTCTCCTGCAGGACGTGGCCATTCTGGACTACCGCGCTCCGGCCTTGGCCGCCCAGTGCGTCAGCGCCTTTTTCCAGGGTGACCGGAGCGGCGCTGAGGTTCTGGACGTGGCCTGCGGGACAGGACTGGTCTCTGCACAGGTCCCTGCTctcacatttaacacatttacttctcgagcggagagagagagagaccaacgtgtctctgctgcagctcAGAGAGACGGGGTTCCAGCTCTTCACCGGAGTGGACGGAAGCGAAGCCATGCTGCAGGTGGCCAAATCCAGGGGCATTTACCAGAACCTGCACAAGTGCATCCTGGGAACGGAGCAACTTCCTGTCCAGTCAGGTACTTCCTGGAATTACAGCCGTAAGTATCCCGAGGGAAGTAGCAGCAGACACTTCCTGGACTTCCCTGTAGAACCACGTTTGGTCAGTAGGTGGCAGCGGTAATGTGGAGGATCCTTTCGTGTTGTGACATTCGTGACATTCGTGTTGTGTCTGCAGGACTTTATGACGTCGTTGTCATTGTCGGAGCTCTGAGCGTTGGCCAGGTTCCGGTCTCGGTTCTACAGGAACTGTGGTTGGCAACAAAGCCAGGTGTGGAACAAACTCTGCGGTACGTGCAATGTTCTCACGTGACAGAAAATAAAGCGTGGGAGCTTCCACAGGGGGGTACGTGTGCATGACCACGCGCGGGAACTCGGACAACCTGGACTACAAGGCCGAGCTGGAGCACGCGCTGGGGGCGCtggaggggcggggctgctGGCGGCGTGTGGCCGTGATGGAGGTGGCGCAGTGGGAACGGGCCGTGTCGCATCTCGAGAGCGGCTACATCCCCGGAGCCGtgttcctgtaccagaaacgCGCCGCGTGAGGAACCGAGCGCATCGTATCTACAAATCCTGACTTCAGGAATTTctcacccacaatgcactgtgtTGTTTCTGGACAGCACGAGGAACCCACACTGCACGTTGAGTTTGATGTAGAATCTAAAACTCTCTGAATGAATAATTGTGAGGTTTTTAAATTTGCATCCAttcattgtggtttttttttaatgttctgtaGTTCGAAGGACCAACCGTAAACCATGAATGTTCctaaatgaaacatgaaataaagagaacacGGAAGCTGCTTCCATGAAACGAAACCCTCGTCAAACAGCCGGCGTCATGCAAACCCAGGCCAGTCTCTGTCAAACCGGTTCTCCGGCAGGACACGCGTGGGGGATGGAGCTCGTGACGGATCCATTTTGTGTGGCTGCTGGGGGCTTCGGCCTCCATTTTGAGAGTAAATCAGGTCGGACGTCAGAATGACAAAGTTAGTCAAAAACCTATTAGAACAAAACGGGATTATTTACCAGGAAATAAAAGAACGGTCCCTGTCACATGGTCTCCGAGGTCACGAAGGCCCATCATTCTCCTTGTTTATTACGGTCaggcgccttacagtcagtatttacagggacagtcccccccctggggacactcagggacatgatggtggtaagtggggtttgaacctgggtcttctgagtgTGCTTATCAGGTCGCAAACACCCTCACGTCTGGCCTGACGTCTGCCCCGCGATGGCCGTGTTTTGGGGCCGCGGTGGCATGGTGGGTTAgaaagtggactcgtaatcagaaggttgccggttcgaaccctgagccaccaaggcgccactgaacgaagtccccacacgctgctccccgggcacgtgtcatggtgcccactgtcaccaagggggacggttaaatacagaggacaaatttcactgtgtgcacagtgtgctgtgctgcagtgtttcacaacgacaatcacgtcacttatTTCTTAAATATCCGTTTCATTTCACTGGCGCTTTTTAGATCAGTTAGAACATCGTAAAACATTCCAGCCAGAGAAGAACGTTTAAAACGGTTTTATTCATCACCATTTCCCCGTGATGGCGGTAGATTTGCTGGATACGGTTTTCGTacgatatatatacacacggtGCACCACTTATAGAACTATTCTCGCCGTACAGCCACCGTATCTTCACACGTACGCCTGGCTGCTGCCGGGCCGCGCCTGCGAGTACTTGGCGCCGTACGGAACCTCCCGGTTCCGGGGGCAGGAGCTGCAGAGGAGGCCGCCGCCCAGGAAGAGCAGGCCGGCGGCGGCCCCGCCCACGAACAGCGAGGCGCCCAGCTCGCGCCGCTGGGCGTCCAGCAGCTGCGGGTTGTAGAAGTCCCGGATGATGTTGTGGGCCGTCCAGCACACGGGCACCAGGACCAGGACTCCGGAGACGATGAACATCACGCCGCCGGACACGCCCACCCTGGCCTTGCTGGACTCGTTGTCCACGAAGTTGGTGCACTTCCCGCCCATGGCGCCGAGCACGATGGCGAAGATGCCCACGCCGATGGCGACCACCACCAGCGCCCGCGCGGCCTGCAGGTCCTCGTTGAGGATGAGGACCGAGTCGTACACCTTGCACTGCATCTGGCCCGTGGTCTGGACCACGCAGTTCATCCACAGGCCCTCCCAGGTCACCTGGGCCGTGATGATGTTGGCGTTGATGAAGGCCGTCACCTTCCACATGGGCAGGGCGCAGACGACTACGGTGCCAACGAAGCCGGTGAAGCCCAACATGAGGCCCATCATCTGCCTCCCCGCCGAGACCATCTTCGCCTTCTGAGAGCCGCAGAGCGGCTGGTAACTCCTCACCCcgctcctccacgtctcctacTTATGGAGTCTGGAGcgaggggggcggagcctccTGGTTCTGCAGGTTCTTTATCAGCTTCATCTCGCTGAAACCGGCACGTCCGGCGGCATGTCAACCTGGTCCTCCGGTCATGTGCTCAGAATGGTGACATGAGAGATGATTAAAATGTTCCCTGAGTCGGTGGCGAAGGACTCCTCATCATCTCACACTGTCACCTGCGGCCCGTCCTGGTTTCCTGCTGAGGGCGGAGCTTCTCCGCTTTCATACAACATGGCGGAGTGGAATTTGTGTCGTGAGTGCAGCAGAAATCCCAGCATGCCTCAGCAGGAATGGAACAGAATAGTTTTCCTGTGGTGCCTTAACACCATGATGGTCAGGACCTCAGAAGACCACAGTGACCTTCAGTAAATAGAACGTggaaaacattatttgaataGATAGTATGCAGGATGAGCCCTGAGAC
This is a stretch of genomic DNA from Denticeps clupeoides unplaced genomic scaffold, fDenClu1.1, whole genome shotgun sequence. It encodes these proteins:
- the mettl27 gene encoding methyltransferase-like protein 27, with product MCSPARTFVDVKKVILSAHEDTGALDKVGFYDSWAENYEQDVAILDYRAPALAAQCVSAFFQGDRSGAEVLDVACGTGLVSAQLRETGFQLFTGVDGSEAMLQVAKSRGIYQNLHKCILGTEQLPVQSGLYDVVVIVGALSVGQVPVSVLQELWLATKPGGYVCMTTRGNSDNLDYKAELEHALGALEGRGCWRRVAVMEVAQWERAVSHLESGYIPGAVFLYQKRAA
- the nf2b gene encoding NF2, moesin-ezrin-radixin like (MERLIN) tumor suppressor b, whose product is MSILGLKKKQPKTFKVKVMTMDAEMEFSCEVKWKGKDLFDLVCRTIGLRETWFFGLRYMVKDTYAWLKPDKRVLDQDVPKDSPITFHFLAKFFPEKVEDELVQEITQHLFFLQVKKQILDEEIFCSPEASVLLASYAVQAKYGDYDPNFHKPGFLAQDELLPKRVLMQYQMTPDMWEEKITAWYAEHRGIARDEAEMEYLKIAQDLDMYGVSYFSITQNKRDTELLLGVDAQGLHIYSPNSKLNPNKSFPWSGIRNISYSEKEFTIKPLEKKKDVFKFYSSQLRVNKLILQLCIGNHDLFMRRRKVDSIEVQQMKAQAKEEKARKKMERQILAREKQMREDAERAKEEMERRLFQLQDEARMANEALLRSEETADLLAEKAQIAEEEAKLLAHKAAEAEQERQRLEVAAIKTKEEKRLMEQKMREAEQLAVKLVEQSERRSKEADHLKQDLNEAKDAERRAKQKLLEISKTTYQAAPACAGPPVSPDSDASADGSFLRMDFKDSDMKRLSMEIERERLEYMERSKHLQDQLKELKSEIESLKLEEQQQAGLYTLLTEPRPYTEPAYLPHSNRGSAYMTQMAYFEEV
- the LOC114780392 gene encoding claudin-4-like translates to MVSAGRQMMGLMLGFTGFVGTVVVCALPMWKVTAFINANIITAQVTWEGLWMNCVVQTTGQMQCKVYDSVLILNEDLQAARALVVVAIGVGIFAIVLGAMGGKCTNFVDNESSKARVGVSGGVMFIVSGVLVLVPVCWTAHNIIRDFYNPQLLDAQRRELGASLFVGGAAAGLLFLGGGLLCSSCPRNREVPYGAKYSQARPGSSQAYV